A window of the Microbulbifer aggregans genome harbors these coding sequences:
- a CDS encoding OmpW/AlkL family protein: protein MRFKPLLIPMAVAGFAGLAAQSALAGPSGYPVVQSTPPVWGAGTFAVRVGAAYVDPDEDTVSNVTTSFLDDPTTEEVEEIPLDVGTFIDIDDDTSWFISATYVFLDHWAVELHYADDVSFEGSLFSDAFFDGEFIGEFTQDLGDFDTNYTKLFVDWYFLDPTCLWQPYVGLGAVYTDVDEDFIRPVFTNDNRWGAGKIGVGSDFSWAAQVGVDVVLGRESNWIVNASAMYLDASPDFSIGFDTETDIPGFDDPVVSSVRVRDADLDLDAWSFNLGIGYKFNF, encoded by the coding sequence ATGAGATTCAAGCCTCTCCTCATTCCCATGGCCGTGGCGGGTTTTGCCGGCCTCGCCGCTCAGTCCGCGTTGGCGGGCCCTTCAGGTTACCCGGTGGTTCAATCCACTCCCCCAGTCTGGGGTGCAGGGACTTTTGCGGTTCGCGTAGGGGCGGCCTATGTCGACCCGGACGAAGACACTGTCAGCAATGTGACTACCTCATTCCTGGATGATCCGACTACGGAAGAGGTCGAGGAAATCCCCCTGGATGTCGGTACCTTTATCGATATCGATGACGATACCAGCTGGTTTATCAGTGCAACCTATGTGTTTTTGGATCACTGGGCAGTAGAGCTCCACTATGCGGACGATGTGAGCTTTGAGGGTTCGCTCTTCTCTGACGCGTTCTTCGATGGTGAGTTTATCGGTGAGTTCACTCAAGACTTGGGGGATTTCGATACCAACTACACTAAGTTGTTTGTTGATTGGTATTTCCTGGATCCGACTTGCCTCTGGCAGCCCTACGTGGGCTTGGGAGCGGTGTACACCGATGTCGATGAAGACTTCATCCGTCCCGTTTTCACGAATGACAATCGCTGGGGTGCCGGCAAAATCGGTGTTGGCAGTGACTTCAGTTGGGCGGCCCAGGTCGGGGTAGATGTGGTGCTCGGGCGCGAGAGCAACTGGATTGTCAATGCCTCTGCCATGTACCTGGATGCCTCGCCAGACTTCTCCATCGGCTTCGATACCGAAACTGACATTCCGGGATTTGATGATCCCGTGGTCAGCTCGGTGAGAGTGCGGGACGCCGATCTGGATCTCGATGCCTGGTCCTTCAATCTCGGCATCGGCTACAAGTTCAATTTCTGA